One window of the Streptomyces sp. NBC_00259 genome contains the following:
- a CDS encoding gamma carbonic anhydrase family protein, which produces MAERERALISGVGGKEPRIAPEAFTAPTSVVIGEVTMAAGASVWYHTVLRADCGPIVLGADSNIQDNCTVHVDPGFPVTVGERVSVGHNAVLHGCTVEDDVLVGMGATVLNGAHIGAGSLVAAQALVPQGMRVPPGSLVAGVPAKVRRELTDEEREGIKLNAAMYLELAKSHRAAAEG; this is translated from the coding sequence ATGGCGGAGCGCGAGCGGGCACTGATCTCAGGAGTGGGCGGGAAGGAGCCGCGCATCGCTCCGGAGGCGTTCACCGCGCCCACGTCCGTCGTGATCGGCGAGGTCACCATGGCGGCCGGTGCGAGCGTCTGGTACCACACCGTGCTGCGCGCCGACTGCGGTCCGATCGTCCTCGGCGCCGACAGCAACATCCAGGACAACTGCACCGTGCACGTCGACCCCGGATTCCCCGTGACCGTCGGCGAGCGCGTCTCCGTCGGCCACAACGCCGTCCTCCACGGCTGCACCGTCGAGGACGACGTGCTCGTCGGCATGGGGGCGACCGTCCTCAACGGCGCCCACATCGGCGCCGGTTCGCTCGTGGCGGCGCAGGCCCTCGTCCCGCAGGGCATGCGGGTGCCGCCGGGCTCCCTGGTCGCCGGTGTCCCCGCCAAGGTCAGGCGCGAGCTGACCGACGAGGAGCGCGAGGGCATCAAGCTCAACGCCGCGATGTACCTGGAGCTGGCGAAGAGCCACCGGGCGGCGGCCGAGGGCTGA
- a CDS encoding DMT family transporter: MTALFALATSLLWGLADFGGGLLTRRVPALTVVVVSQTIAVVVLGAIVVATGGWSETGPQLWYAVAAGVVGPVAMLSFYKALALGPMGVVSPLGSLGVIVPVSVGLLLGERPGVLQFAGIGVAVVGVLLAGGPELRGAPVQRQAVLLTLLAAFGFGSVMALIAEASTTLTGLFLALFVQRVTNVTVGGAALYVSVKRGGRALPEDGGLRTVRASLPALAFVGLADVAANGTYAIAAQHGPVAVAAVLASLYPVVTALAARGVLKERLRAVQAAGAGLALVGTVLLATG; this comes from the coding sequence ATGACAGCGCTGTTCGCCCTGGCCACCAGCCTCCTGTGGGGGCTGGCCGACTTCGGCGGCGGGCTGCTCACACGACGCGTGCCGGCGCTGACGGTCGTCGTGGTCTCGCAGACGATCGCCGTGGTCGTGCTCGGCGCGATCGTGGTCGCGACCGGCGGCTGGAGCGAGACCGGCCCCCAGCTCTGGTACGCGGTGGCGGCCGGCGTCGTCGGCCCGGTCGCGATGCTGAGCTTCTACAAGGCTCTGGCGCTCGGACCGATGGGCGTCGTCTCCCCGCTCGGCTCCCTCGGCGTGATCGTGCCGGTCTCGGTGGGGCTGCTCCTCGGTGAGCGGCCGGGGGTGCTGCAGTTCGCGGGCATCGGCGTGGCCGTGGTCGGTGTACTGCTGGCGGGCGGCCCCGAGTTGCGCGGCGCCCCGGTGCAGCGGCAGGCGGTCCTGCTCACGCTGCTCGCGGCCTTCGGCTTCGGGTCCGTGATGGCGCTCATCGCCGAGGCGTCGACCACGCTCACCGGGCTCTTCCTGGCGCTGTTCGTGCAGCGCGTCACCAACGTGACGGTGGGCGGCGCTGCGCTGTACGTCTCGGTGAAGCGGGGTGGCCGGGCGCTGCCCGAGGACGGCGGCCTGCGGACGGTCCGCGCCTCGCTGCCGGCCCTCGCCTTCGTGGGACTGGCGGATGTCGCGGCGAACGGTACGTACGCGATCGCCGCGCAGCACGGCCCGGTCGCGGTCGCCGCGGTGCTCGCCTCGCTCTACCCCGTGGTGACGGCGCTCGCGGCCCGGGGCGTGCTCAAGGAGCGCCTGCGCGCCGTACAGGCCGCCGGTGCCGGACTCGCCCTCGTCGGCACGGTTCTGCTGGCGACGGGCTGA
- a CDS encoding acyltransferase, whose translation MPEKRNTFSSLSAWRRRVLARAVHRGMRWVQEAGAVTAERPGELRFRRIGPGTRLAFPQGTVFGEAWIELGDHCIIGEQVTLTAGMMPGLDLGPDPILTLGNGVVLGRGSHVIADTTVTIGSDTYCGPYVYITSTNHSYDDPHTPVGKQWPRAEPVEIGPGCWLGTGAVILPGARLGRNVVVAAGAVVRGEVPDHAVVAGAPARIVRSWDPETGWQPPLRTPAPVPIPEGVTPEQLVALAELEER comes from the coding sequence GTGCCGGAAAAAAGGAACACGTTCTCCTCACTGAGCGCCTGGCGGCGGCGGGTGCTCGCGCGTGCCGTACACCGCGGGATGCGCTGGGTACAGGAAGCTGGAGCGGTCACCGCGGAGCGGCCCGGGGAGCTGCGCTTCCGCAGGATCGGCCCCGGGACGCGGCTGGCGTTCCCGCAGGGAACCGTGTTCGGCGAGGCGTGGATCGAGCTCGGTGACCACTGCATCATCGGCGAACAGGTGACGCTGACCGCGGGCATGATGCCGGGTCTCGACCTCGGGCCCGACCCCATCCTCACCCTCGGCAACGGTGTGGTCCTGGGCCGCGGCAGCCATGTCATCGCCGACACGACGGTGACCATCGGCTCCGACACCTACTGCGGCCCCTACGTCTACATCACCTCGACCAACCACAGCTACGACGACCCGCACACGCCCGTCGGCAAGCAGTGGCCGCGCGCCGAGCCCGTGGAGATCGGGCCGGGGTGCTGGCTGGGCACGGGCGCGGTGATCCTGCCCGGGGCCCGGCTCGGCCGCAATGTGGTCGTGGCGGCGGGTGCGGTCGTCCGCGGCGAGGTGCCCGACCACGCGGTGGTCGCCGGCGCGCCCGCCAGGATCGTACGGAGCTGGGACCCGGAGACGGGCTGGCAGCCGCCGCTGCGGACGCCCGCGCCGGTGCCGATCCCGGAGGGTGTGACCCCGGAGCAGCTCGTCGCTCTCGCGGAGCTCGAAGAGCGCTGA
- a CDS encoding CsbD family protein, with product MGKAKAKAKQAKGKMKETAGKAMGDREMQAEGRGEQMAGKAREATQDAAERMKRPQR from the coding sequence ATGGGCAAGGCAAAGGCCAAGGCGAAGCAGGCCAAGGGCAAGATGAAGGAAACCGCCGGCAAGGCCATGGGCGACCGTGAGATGCAGGCGGAGGGCCGTGGCGAGCAGATGGCGGGCAAGGCCCGGGAGGCCACGCAGGACGCCGCCGAGCGGATGAAGCGGCCCCAGCGGTAA
- a CDS encoding CoA-binding protein yields MYADEETIRRILTRSGDTWAVVGLSNNESRAAHGVARVLQAYGKRIVPVHPKAETVHGEKGYASLADVPFHVDVVDVFVNSELAGEVADEAVAKGAKAVWFQLGVIDEAAYDRTRAAGVDMVMDRCPAIEFPTLR; encoded by the coding sequence ATGTACGCAGACGAAGAGACGATCCGGCGAATCCTCACCCGCAGCGGTGACACATGGGCCGTGGTGGGGCTGTCGAACAACGAGTCCCGTGCCGCCCATGGGGTCGCCCGGGTTCTCCAGGCCTACGGCAAGCGCATCGTGCCGGTGCACCCGAAGGCCGAGACGGTCCACGGTGAGAAGGGGTACGCCTCGCTGGCCGACGTTCCCTTCCACGTCGACGTCGTCGATGTCTTCGTCAACAGCGAACTCGCGGGCGAGGTCGCCGACGAAGCCGTCGCCAAGGGCGCCAAGGCGGTCTGGTTCCAGCTCGGGGTGATCGACGAAGCGGCGTACGACCGCACGCGGGCGGCGGGGGTCGACATGGTGATGGACCGCTGTCCCGCGATCGAGTTCCCCACGCTGCGCTAG
- the fmdA gene encoding formamidase, translating to MPDIVFHVDHSKSMRDQDVPGHNRWHPDIPTVTMVKPGAEFRMECRDWTDCQVGNNDSANDVRDIDLTIPHMLSGPVGVEGAEPGDLLVVDILDLGPVPQQSGDAAGQGWGYTGIFAKANGGGFLTDYFPDAYKAIWDFHGQQAVSRHLPGIRFTGITHPGLFGTAPSAELLARWNTREKALIDTDPNRVPPLAVPPDGTNALAGTATGDLARRIGEEGARTVPARENGGNHDIKNFTRGSRVFYPVHVKDAKLSGGDLHFSQGDGEITFCGAIEMGGFIDFHVELIKGGMETYGISTNPVFMPGNVEPRYTEFLTFIGISVDHDTDTNYYLDATLAYRRACLNAVEYFKKFGYSGEQAYLLLGSSPIEGRISGIVDIPNACCSLYVPTAMFDFDVRPSPAGPTRADRGQAALTSI from the coding sequence ATGCCCGACATCGTCTTCCATGTGGACCACAGCAAGTCCATGCGGGACCAGGACGTTCCCGGACACAACCGGTGGCACCCGGACATCCCCACTGTCACCATGGTGAAGCCCGGAGCCGAGTTCCGTATGGAATGCCGCGACTGGACCGACTGCCAGGTCGGCAACAACGACTCCGCCAACGACGTACGCGACATCGACCTGACCATCCCGCACATGCTCAGCGGCCCCGTCGGCGTGGAGGGCGCCGAACCCGGCGACCTGCTCGTCGTCGACATACTCGACCTGGGTCCCGTTCCCCAGCAGAGCGGGGACGCGGCGGGCCAGGGCTGGGGCTACACCGGCATCTTCGCCAAGGCCAACGGCGGCGGCTTCCTGACGGACTACTTCCCGGACGCCTACAAGGCGATATGGGACTTCCACGGCCAGCAGGCGGTCTCCCGCCACCTCCCCGGGATCCGCTTCACGGGGATCACGCACCCCGGACTCTTCGGGACCGCACCGTCCGCCGAGCTGCTCGCCCGGTGGAACACCCGGGAGAAGGCACTGATCGACACCGACCCGAACCGGGTCCCCCCGCTGGCCGTACCACCGGACGGCACCAACGCGCTCGCCGGCACGGCAACCGGCGACCTCGCACGGCGCATAGGCGAGGAAGGCGCACGCACCGTGCCCGCCCGCGAGAACGGAGGCAACCACGACATCAAGAACTTCACACGGGGATCGCGGGTCTTCTACCCCGTGCACGTCAAGGACGCCAAGCTCTCGGGCGGCGACCTGCACTTCAGCCAGGGCGACGGAGAGATCACCTTCTGCGGTGCCATCGAGATGGGCGGCTTCATCGACTTCCACGTCGAACTGATCAAGGGCGGCATGGAGACGTACGGCATCTCCACCAACCCCGTGTTCATGCCGGGCAACGTCGAGCCGCGGTACACGGAGTTCCTCACCTTCATCGGAATCTCCGTCGACCACGACACGGACACGAACTACTACCTGGACGCGACCCTCGCCTACCGTCGCGCCTGCCTCAACGCCGTCGAGTACTTCAAGAAGTTCGGCTACAGCGGTGAACAGGCCTACCTGCTGCTCGGCTCCTCCCCCATCGAAGGACGTATCAGCGGCATCGTCGACATCCCCAACGCCTGCTGCTCGCTGTACGTGCCCACGGCCATGTTCGACTTCGACGTGCGTCCCTCCCCGGCCGGCCCGACGAGGGCGGACCGCGGCCAGGCGGCGCTCACCAGCATCTGA
- a CDS encoding FmdB family zinc ribbon protein yields the protein MATYEYLCSRCGPFDVRLAIGTAPSVYSCSVCAGSARRVYSSPGLTRTSPEAASLHVREDQSREDPDVVSAIPPRATRAPRPPHPALSRLPRP from the coding sequence ATGGCAACCTATGAATATCTTTGCAGTCGTTGTGGTCCTTTCGATGTGCGGTTGGCGATCGGAACGGCACCCAGCGTTTACAGCTGCTCTGTTTGCGCAGGCTCCGCGAGACGCGTGTATTCCTCGCCCGGCCTGACGCGGACCTCGCCCGAGGCCGCCTCCCTTCATGTCCGGGAGGATCAGTCCCGCGAGGATCCGGACGTAGTCTCCGCGATACCGCCACGCGCCACGAGGGCTCCCAGGCCCCCGCACCCGGCGCTCTCGCGTTTGCCGCGGCCCTGA
- a CDS encoding AmiS/UreI family transporter — MGNVGLLFVGAVLFINGLLLLGKVDARAAAVFNLFVGALQVLTPTYLIFTAGGDPDKILAASGIYLFGFTYLYVGINLLGNIDSTGVGYYSLFVSITALGYSFANFHLLKDYPFGVIWLYWAFLWFLFFLLLGLKMRSLTTYVGWVTAIQGWVTGVIPAALLLSGYWKHTTEIAIALGIFAVVFVVLWPLTRKSRQPTSEPAAAGSAGTSS; from the coding sequence GTGGGCAACGTGGGACTGCTCTTCGTCGGTGCGGTGCTCTTCATCAACGGGTTGCTGCTTCTGGGGAAGGTCGACGCCCGGGCGGCAGCGGTGTTCAACCTCTTTGTCGGAGCGCTGCAGGTACTGACGCCCACCTATCTCATCTTCACCGCGGGCGGTGACCCCGACAAGATTCTGGCGGCTTCCGGCATCTATCTGTTCGGTTTCACCTACCTGTACGTAGGGATAAACCTGCTGGGCAACATAGACTCCACCGGCGTCGGCTATTACTCGCTGTTCGTGTCGATTACCGCCCTGGGATATTCGTTCGCGAATTTCCATCTGCTCAAGGATTACCCGTTCGGAGTCATCTGGCTCTACTGGGCATTCCTGTGGTTCCTGTTCTTCCTGCTACTCGGCCTCAAGATGCGGAGCCTCACCACATATGTCGGCTGGGTGACGGCGATCCAGGGCTGGGTCACCGGCGTGATTCCCGCGGCGCTGCTGCTGTCGGGCTACTGGAAGCACACCACGGAGATCGCCATCGCACTCGGGATCTTCGCCGTGGTGTTCGTGGTGCTGTGGCCGCTCACCCGGAAATCCAGGCAGCCGACGAGCGAACCCGCGGCGGCCGGAAGCGCCGGCACATCATCCTGA
- a CDS encoding MFS transporter, translating to MTSRTPLLHRRPEWAGRNYSLLTASAIVTNLGTHGALIAAAFAVLESGGDGGDVGLVAAARTLPLVLFLLIGGAIADRLPRHRVMVAANALNCVSQAAFAVLVLAGEPQLWQMMLLTALCGTGQAFFNPAAEGMLMSSVTGEQASKAFALFRMAMHGAGIGGAALGGAMIAAVGPGWVLAIDAAAFAVAGALRAFLDVGHIPARKPGGGLLADLRDGWQEVIGRPWLWSIVAQFSVVVAVVGAADAVYGPLVAEESLGGARPWGLALAAFGAGTLGGALLMMRWKPRRMLLAGTLCVFPLALPSAALAVPVSIGALMVVMFVSGVAIEVFGVAWMTTLHQEIPEEKLSRVSAYDWFGSTAMLPLSTALAGPAESVFGRQTALWGCAALIVVVTALVLLVPDVRNLTRRTKRIAGHRTTPTAAAATVAGTGSATATGTDLHTRESL from the coding sequence GTGACTTCTCGTACGCCGCTCCTCCACCGCCGCCCCGAATGGGCCGGCCGCAACTACTCACTGCTGACCGCCTCCGCGATCGTCACCAATCTGGGAACCCACGGTGCGCTGATCGCGGCGGCGTTCGCCGTGTTGGAGTCGGGCGGCGACGGCGGCGACGTGGGTCTGGTCGCCGCGGCCCGCACCCTGCCGCTCGTCCTCTTCCTGCTGATCGGCGGCGCGATCGCGGACCGGTTGCCGCGACACCGGGTGATGGTCGCCGCCAACGCGCTCAACTGCGTCTCGCAGGCGGCCTTCGCCGTACTGGTGCTGGCCGGGGAACCGCAGCTGTGGCAGATGATGCTGCTCACCGCGCTCTGCGGCACCGGGCAGGCGTTCTTCAACCCGGCCGCCGAGGGCATGCTGATGTCCAGCGTCACCGGCGAGCAGGCGAGCAAGGCGTTCGCGCTCTTCCGGATGGCGATGCACGGAGCGGGGATCGGCGGCGCGGCGCTCGGCGGCGCGATGATCGCCGCGGTCGGGCCGGGGTGGGTGCTGGCCATCGACGCCGCCGCCTTCGCGGTCGCGGGCGCGCTCCGCGCGTTCCTCGACGTCGGCCACATACCGGCGAGGAAGCCCGGCGGCGGACTCCTGGCCGATCTGCGCGACGGCTGGCAGGAGGTCATCGGCCGCCCCTGGCTGTGGTCGATCGTGGCGCAGTTCTCGGTCGTGGTCGCGGTCGTCGGCGCGGCCGATGCGGTGTACGGGCCGCTGGTCGCCGAGGAGTCGCTGGGCGGGGCACGGCCGTGGGGACTCGCGCTGGCGGCGTTCGGAGCGGGCACTCTGGGCGGTGCGCTGCTGATGATGCGGTGGAAGCCGCGGCGCATGCTGCTCGCGGGCACGCTGTGCGTGTTCCCGCTGGCACTGCCCTCGGCGGCGCTCGCCGTGCCGGTGTCGATCGGCGCGCTGATGGTGGTCATGTTCGTGAGCGGCGTCGCCATCGAGGTGTTCGGCGTCGCCTGGATGACCACGCTGCACCAGGAGATCCCCGAGGAGAAGCTGTCCCGGGTCTCCGCGTACGACTGGTTCGGGTCGACGGCGATGCTGCCGCTCTCGACCGCCCTGGCCGGCCCCGCGGAGAGCGTGTTCGGCCGCCAGACGGCACTGTGGGGTTGTGCTGCGCTCATCGTGGTCGTCACGGCGCTGGTGCTGCTGGTCCCGGACGTACGGAACCTGACGCGACGTACGAAGCGGATAGCCGGTCACCGCACCACACCCACCGCGGCCGCAGCGACCGTGGCCGGAACCGGCTCCGCGACAGCGACCGGGACCGACCTCCACACCCGGGAATCGCTCTAG
- a CDS encoding YigZ family protein, giving the protein MQEQYRTVAREGVHETEINRSRFICALAPAATEQEAQDFVARIRRQHPTATHNCFAYVIGADAAVQKASDDGEPGGTAGVPMLQMLMRREIRYAVAVVTRYYGGVKLGAGGLIRAYGGAVGEALDALGTVTRQRFRLATVTVDHQRAGRLENDLRATGRAVRDVRYAEAVTIEVGLPDADVGAFRAWLADTTAGTAELELGGEAYGDV; this is encoded by the coding sequence ATGCAGGAGCAGTACCGGACGGTGGCCCGTGAGGGCGTGCACGAGACCGAGATCAACCGATCGCGCTTCATCTGCGCGCTCGCGCCCGCCGCGACCGAGCAGGAGGCCCAGGACTTCGTCGCGCGCATCCGCAGACAGCACCCGACCGCCACCCACAACTGCTTCGCGTACGTCATCGGCGCCGATGCCGCTGTCCAGAAGGCGAGCGACGACGGCGAGCCCGGCGGCACCGCGGGGGTGCCGATGCTGCAGATGCTGATGCGCCGTGAGATCCGCTACGCCGTGGCCGTCGTGACGCGCTACTACGGCGGGGTCAAGCTGGGCGCGGGCGGGCTCATCCGCGCCTACGGCGGCGCGGTCGGCGAGGCACTCGACGCTCTGGGCACCGTCACGCGGCAGCGCTTCCGGCTGGCCACGGTGACCGTGGACCACCAGCGGGCGGGCCGGCTGGAGAACGATCTGCGCGCGACCGGGCGGGCGGTGCGGGACGTGCGCTACGCCGAGGCGGTCACGATCGAGGTCGGGCTGCCTGACGCCGATGTCGGCGCCTTCCGGGCATGGCTCGCGGACACCACCGCGGGGACGGCGGAGCTGGAGCTGGGCGGGGAGGCGTACGGCGACGTCTGA
- a CDS encoding helix-turn-helix domain-containing protein, which yields MSDLDQLTQSLARNLKRWRGERGFTLDALAARSGVSRGMIIQIEQARTNPSVGTTVKLADALGVSITTLLDYETSPQVQLVPQEQAVRMWSTPGGSSTTLLVGTEARGPLELWSWTLMPGEESASDPHPDGTVELLHVTAGELTLVVDGKPYAVPAGTSATYEANVPHTYRNAGTESVEMTMAVSIPPVR from the coding sequence GTGTCGGACCTCGACCAGCTCACGCAGTCGCTCGCCCGCAATCTCAAGCGCTGGCGTGGTGAGCGGGGCTTCACGCTCGACGCCCTCGCCGCCCGCTCGGGCGTCAGTCGCGGCATGATCATCCAGATCGAGCAGGCGCGTACCAACCCGAGCGTCGGCACGACGGTGAAGCTGGCCGACGCCCTCGGCGTCAGCATCACCACGCTCCTCGACTACGAGACGAGCCCCCAGGTCCAGCTCGTGCCCCAGGAGCAGGCCGTCCGCATGTGGTCCACCCCGGGCGGCAGTTCGACCACGCTGCTCGTCGGCACCGAAGCCCGCGGTCCACTCGAACTGTGGTCCTGGACGCTGATGCCGGGCGAGGAGAGCGCCTCCGATCCGCATCCGGACGGGACCGTCGAACTCCTCCATGTCACCGCGGGCGAACTCACCCTAGTCGTCGACGGAAAGCCGTACGCCGTGCCGGCCGGAACCTCCGCGACCTACGAGGCCAATGTGCCGCACACCTACCGCAACGCGGGCACGGAGAGCGTCGAGATGACCATGGCCGTCTCCATTCCGCCCGTCCGCTGA
- a CDS encoding YbaK/EbsC family protein: MRAPIGNFDEARPAPDCLDLLTPPVADAVRSWHGDVPAEQLLYVDTDPAIADTAVFVEHHGADLLDSSANCVVVAGKRGGESTLAACLVLSRTRVDVNGVVRKQLGARKASFAPMDLATGETAMEYGGITPIGLPADWPLLVDSAVVDTEWVLIGSGRRRGKLIVPGKVFAGLPGAVVLEGLGTG; the protein is encoded by the coding sequence ATGCGCGCACCCATCGGAAACTTCGACGAGGCCCGGCCCGCTCCCGACTGCCTGGACCTCCTCACCCCGCCGGTCGCCGATGCCGTGCGGTCCTGGCACGGCGACGTCCCGGCCGAGCAGCTGCTGTACGTCGACACCGACCCGGCGATCGCCGACACCGCGGTCTTCGTCGAGCACCACGGCGCCGACCTCCTCGACTCCTCCGCCAACTGCGTCGTGGTGGCGGGCAAGCGCGGTGGCGAGTCGACCCTCGCCGCATGCCTGGTCCTCTCCCGGACCCGGGTCGACGTCAACGGCGTCGTACGCAAGCAACTCGGCGCCCGCAAGGCCTCGTTCGCCCCCATGGACCTCGCCACGGGCGAGACGGCCATGGAGTACGGAGGCATCACCCCGATCGGGCTCCCCGCGGACTGGCCCCTGCTGGTCGACTCCGCGGTCGTCGACACCGAGTGGGTGCTCATCGGCAGCGGACGGCGCCGCGGAAAGCTGATCGTGCCCGGCAAGGTCTTCGCCGGGCTGCCGGGTGCGGTGGTGCTGGAGGGGCTCGGCACCGGCTGA
- a CDS encoding DUF4442 domain-containing protein, which translates to MSADQKSVGELLAATVPMARTLNLEFLETTAERAVVRMPDQPDYHNHVGGPHAGAMFTLAESASGAIVLAAFGDQLSRAVPLAVRAEIGYKKLAMGVVTATATLGRPAEEVVAELDAGGRPEFPVTVAITRDADDAVTGEMTVVWTLRPNS; encoded by the coding sequence ATGAGTGCAGACCAGAAGTCCGTCGGCGAGCTGCTCGCCGCCACGGTCCCCATGGCCAGGACCCTCAACCTGGAGTTCCTGGAGACCACGGCCGAGCGCGCCGTGGTCCGTATGCCGGACCAGCCCGACTACCACAACCACGTCGGCGGACCGCACGCCGGCGCGATGTTCACCCTCGCCGAGTCCGCCAGTGGCGCGATCGTGCTCGCCGCCTTCGGCGACCAGCTGTCCCGCGCCGTGCCGCTCGCGGTCCGGGCCGAGATCGGCTACAAGAAGCTCGCGATGGGCGTGGTCACCGCGACCGCGACCCTCGGCCGCCCCGCCGAGGAGGTCGTCGCGGAACTGGACGCCGGCGGGCGCCCCGAGTTCCCGGTCACCGTCGCGATCACCCGTGACGCGGACGACGCGGTGACGGGCGAGATGACCGTCGTCTGGACGCTGCGTCCGAACAGCTGA
- a CDS encoding aromatic acid exporter family protein has product MAEAREPLRDLVRRHREPAVVQTVRSTAAAVISYVVALQLSSEPAPLTAPLTALLVVQVTLYSTLTTGIRRVNSVVAGVLIAIGFSALVGLSWWSLGLVILASLVIGRFVKVGEFVPEVAISAMLVLGVTQVTATAWDRVLETLIGAVVGLLFNILFVPPVWVGDASAAITDLASRMRGLMAHIADELGDHTPVAQAAARLHEARRLDHDIVEVDAALRQAEDSLRLNPRVKEPLLSRLVLRTGLDALEICAVILRVSCRTLTDLAKTRSAGTLFPPPVTAGLQELFGHLSDAIGAFAELITAQASANGAEAEARLSQELAAGRASRNRVAALLLAGVRENTEHWQLHGALLAEADRILDELDVEKRSERLIEELDRHARERPTGGQWLDDLKRRIRGSVRRGGSA; this is encoded by the coding sequence GTGGCAGAAGCCCGCGAACCACTCCGCGATCTCGTACGACGCCACCGGGAACCGGCCGTCGTCCAGACGGTGCGTTCCACCGCGGCCGCGGTGATCTCCTACGTCGTCGCCCTCCAGCTGAGCAGCGAGCCCGCACCGCTCACCGCACCGCTGACCGCGCTCCTCGTCGTCCAGGTCACCCTCTACTCGACGCTGACCACCGGCATCCGGCGGGTGAACTCCGTCGTGGCGGGCGTGCTGATCGCGATCGGCTTCAGCGCCCTGGTGGGACTCAGCTGGTGGAGTCTCGGGCTGGTGATCCTCGCGTCGCTGGTGATCGGCCGGTTCGTGAAGGTCGGCGAGTTCGTGCCAGAGGTGGCCATCAGCGCCATGCTCGTCCTGGGCGTGACACAGGTGACGGCGACGGCCTGGGACCGCGTGCTGGAGACGCTGATCGGCGCCGTGGTGGGACTGCTGTTCAACATCCTCTTCGTTCCGCCCGTATGGGTGGGCGACGCGAGCGCGGCGATCACGGACCTCGCCTCCCGGATGCGGGGGCTGATGGCGCACATCGCGGACGAGCTGGGCGACCACACACCGGTGGCCCAGGCCGCGGCCCGGCTGCACGAGGCGCGGCGTCTCGACCACGACATCGTCGAGGTGGACGCGGCACTGCGCCAGGCGGAGGACAGCCTGCGGTTGAATCCCCGGGTCAAGGAGCCGTTGCTGTCGCGGCTCGTGCTGCGTACGGGGCTGGACGCGCTGGAGATCTGTGCGGTGATCCTGCGGGTGTCCTGCCGTACGCTCACCGACCTCGCCAAGACCCGGTCGGCGGGAACGCTGTTCCCGCCTCCGGTGACCGCAGGGCTGCAGGAACTGTTCGGGCATCTGTCCGACGCGATCGGGGCCTTCGCCGAGCTGATCACCGCCCAGGCCTCGGCGAACGGCGCGGAGGCCGAGGCCCGGCTGTCACAGGAGCTGGCCGCCGGCCGCGCCAGCCGCAACCGGGTCGCCGCGCTGCTGCTGGCCGGCGTGCGCGAGAACACGGAGCACTGGCAGCTCCATGGCGCACTCCTGGCGGAGGCCGACCGCATCCTGGACGAACTGGACGTCGAGAAGCGCTCCGAACGGCTGATCGAGGAACTCGACCGGCACGCCCGGGAGCGGCCCACGGGCGGCCAGTGGCTCGACGACCTGAAGCGCCGGATCCGCGGGAGCGTACGGCGGGGCGGCAGCGCGTGA
- a CDS encoding DedA family protein encodes MHVQEWLETVPAMAVYVLVGVVIGLESLGIPLPGEIVLVSSALLASQHGDINPWVLGACATAGAIIGDSIGYAIGRRGGRPLLTWCGGKFPKHFSAANIALAERSFQKWGMWAVFFGRFVALLRIFAGPLAGVLRMPYWKFLIANVFGGILWAGGTTAVIYSVGVVAEAWLKRFSWLGLVLAVLVGLTSMLILKNRAKKAAERSECATGAETPAPADVSAEASPTVQVGAAQK; translated from the coding sequence TTGCACGTCCAGGAGTGGCTCGAGACCGTGCCGGCCATGGCCGTCTACGTCCTGGTGGGGGTGGTCATCGGGCTGGAGAGCCTCGGTATCCCGCTGCCGGGCGAGATCGTCCTCGTCAGCTCCGCGCTTCTCGCCTCCCAGCACGGCGACATCAACCCCTGGGTGCTCGGCGCCTGCGCCACCGCCGGCGCGATCATCGGCGACTCGATCGGATACGCCATCGGGCGCAGGGGCGGCCGGCCGCTGCTGACCTGGTGCGGCGGGAAGTTCCCCAAGCACTTCAGCGCGGCCAACATCGCGCTCGCCGAGCGGTCCTTCCAGAAGTGGGGCATGTGGGCCGTCTTCTTCGGCCGCTTCGTGGCGCTGCTGCGCATCTTCGCCGGTCCGCTGGCGGGCGTACTGCGCATGCCGTACTGGAAGTTCCTCATCGCCAACGTCTTCGGCGGCATCCTGTGGGCGGGCGGTACGACCGCCGTCATCTACTCGGTCGGTGTCGTCGCCGAGGCCTGGCTCAAGCGCTTCTCCTGGCTGGGGCTCGTCCTGGCCGTGCTCGTCGGTCTCACGTCGATGCTCATCCTGAAGAACCGGGCCAAGAAGGCCGCCGAGCGCTCGGAGTGCGCGACCGGCGCCGAGACGCCCGCCCCCGCGGACGTCTCCGCCGAGGCATCGCCTACGGTGCAGGTCGGCGCGGCCCAGAAGTAG